One genomic segment of Francisella persica ATCC VR-331 includes these proteins:
- the tmk gene encoding dTMP kinase, with the protein MQSKFIVIEGLDGAGKSTAISFVRKYLEQNKLAAIYTREPGGTKIAEDLRNLVLHNKYDEEIHSDSELLMIYAGRVQHYRSLIAPALEKGINIVSDRFYWSSMAYQGGGRGVELSKIRALNDNFLNGCEPDLVIYLDIDPILGLQRAQKVGSPDRIEKAGLEFFNRTRKVFKDLVKESDNAIEIDATQPIQEVEKQIYLLLDKHYLQIARKNYYE; encoded by the coding sequence ATGCAAAGTAAATTTATTGTAATAGAAGGCCTTGATGGTGCTGGTAAAAGTACAGCTATTAGCTTTGTTAGGAAATATTTAGAACAAAATAAACTAGCAGCAATTTATACTCGTGAACCAGGTGGAACTAAAATAGCTGAAGATTTAAGAAACTTGGTTCTACATAATAAATATGATGAAGAAATTCATTCGGATAGTGAGCTGTTAATGATTTATGCTGGAAGAGTGCAGCATTATAGAAGTCTTATCGCACCAGCTTTAGAAAAGGGTATTAATATAGTCTCAGATAGATTTTACTGGTCAAGTATGGCTTATCAAGGTGGTGGTCGTGGAGTTGAGCTAAGCAAGATTAGAGCTTTAAATGATAATTTCCTTAATGGTTGTGAGCCAGATTTAGTAATTTATCTTGATATTGATCCGATATTGGGATTACAAAGAGCTCAAAAGGTTGGTAGTCCTGATAGGATCGAAAAAGCTGGACTGGAATTTTTCAATAGAACCCGTAAAGTTTTCAAAGATCTTGTCAAAGAGTCAGATAATGCTATTGAAATTGATGCTACACAGCCTATCCAAGAAGTTGAAAAGCAAATATATCTATTATTGGATAAGCATTATCTTCAAATAGCTAGAAAGAATTATTATGAGTGA
- a CDS encoding LysM peptidoglycan-binding domain-containing protein — MLKGISKVFVAGFALAMVSPMFSMEIYTVKSNDYLYKIAKNHAVTGVSTSDITDAIKGINKSEIPGIIDNRIKIGDKLAIPTTKAEVEDGLTLMRNHIIQSSYKQSSSDTTSQPSSSATNLGDNTAVANDADDSSTPSIVSQDKIPVLITNYDNSAPETYKSNNLDTQISSDNIQETASYEQHSTQSSNAWGSLFRFIIYAMILAVVVIVGKRFWETRSSRKEQELELISKKKRDHLMSRISPVVSDNEFYRSNKVNNSPQEEFDFFETAKISRLHTAAIDEETQSHQQFEDAFERSSQNEQDLFAARDKNIIVKTKKGVVFETNTDDTLINPTDDDTKVEEIDSQQQAEQELQYINELIEQFLDSEKYVEASITIQDSLEKDPNNINLRYKLLEVYALAGDEIAFEGEVHFIKSKNIVSMFDPLHQKIAKLRDKYFE, encoded by the coding sequence ATGTTAAAAGGTATCAGTAAGGTTTTTGTAGCTGGGTTTGCATTAGCGATGGTAAGTCCAATGTTCTCGATGGAAATATATACTGTTAAGTCAAATGATTATCTATACAAAATTGCAAAAAATCACGCAGTAACAGGTGTAAGCACATCTGATATAACAGATGCTATTAAAGGTATCAATAAATCTGAGATACCAGGGATTATTGATAATAGGATAAAAATTGGTGATAAGCTTGCTATTCCAACTACAAAGGCTGAGGTTGAAGATGGTTTAACACTGATGAGAAATCATATAATTCAAAGCTCATATAAACAATCTAGCAGCGATACAACGTCACAACCTAGTTCATCTGCTACTAACCTTGGTGATAATACAGCAGTTGCTAATGATGCTGATGATAGTTCAACTCCAAGTATAGTAAGTCAAGATAAAATTCCGGTACTAATCACTAATTATGATAATAGTGCTCCAGAGACCTATAAAAGTAATAACCTAGATACTCAAATAAGCTCGGATAATATTCAAGAAACAGCTTCTTATGAGCAACACTCGACACAATCTTCGAATGCTTGGGGATCATTATTTAGGTTTATTATTTATGCCATGATATTAGCTGTAGTTGTTATTGTTGGTAAAAGATTTTGGGAAACTAGAAGTTCAAGAAAAGAGCAAGAACTTGAGCTCATATCAAAAAAGAAAAGAGATCATCTAATGTCGCGAATATCTCCAGTTGTTTCGGATAATGAGTTCTATAGATCTAATAAGGTTAATAATAGCCCACAAGAAGAATTTGATTTCTTTGAAACTGCAAAAATATCTAGACTACATACAGCTGCTATTGATGAAGAAACTCAATCACATCAACAATTTGAAGATGCTTTTGAGCGGTCTTCTCAGAATGAACAAGATTTATTTGCTGCAAGAGATAAAAATATTATTGTCAAAACTAAGAAAGGTGTGGTTTTTGAGACAAATACAGATGACACACTTATCAACCCTACAGACGATGATACTAAAGTTGAAGAAATAGATTCACAGCAGCAAGCAGAGCAAGAGCTACAGTACATAAATGAACTTATTGAGCAATTCTTAGATAGTGAAAAGTATGTTGAGGCTAGTATCACGATCCAGGATTCATTAGAAAAAGATCCAAATAATATTAATTTACGTTATAAGCTTTTAGAAGTCTATGCTCTTGCAGGTGATGAGATAGCTTTTGAAGGCGAGGTTCATTTTATTAAGTCTAAAAATATTGTCAGCATGTTTGATCCATTACATCAAAAAATTGCTAAACTTAGAGATAAATATTTTGAGTGA
- the ftsY gene encoding signal recognition particle-docking protein FtsY produces MFFRKKKNTEIDSVRERVQEQENKKGLFPRLQAGLSKTANKFGSGLSNILMGQKIVDEELLEDIEMQLLTADVGVEATDEIVAYLRNKVTRNELQTADKLNQIIQEKLTEIILHCEKPLQVDTQRTPFVILIVGVNGVGKTTTIGKLTKKLQSQGKSVILAAGDTFRAAAVEQLCEWGNRNNTQVVYQHEGADSASVIYDAISLAKSKGIDVVIADTAGRLHNKDNLMQELKKVVKVIKKTNETAPHEIMLIVDATTGGNALSQAEAFNQIVNLTGITITKLDGTAKGGIVFSIAKKLGLPLRFIGVGEKIDDLQVFNARDFTSALFSSND; encoded by the coding sequence ATGTTTTTCAGGAAAAAAAAGAATACAGAAATTGATTCAGTTAGAGAAAGAGTACAAGAACAAGAGAATAAAAAAGGGTTATTTCCCCGACTTCAAGCTGGTCTATCAAAAACAGCAAATAAGTTTGGTAGTGGCTTAAGTAATATACTTATGGGCCAAAAAATTGTTGATGAAGAGCTTTTAGAAGATATTGAGATGCAACTATTGACAGCAGATGTGGGTGTTGAAGCAACTGATGAGATAGTTGCGTACTTGCGCAATAAGGTTACTAGAAATGAGTTGCAAACAGCTGATAAGCTTAATCAAATAATCCAAGAAAAACTCACAGAAATAATTTTACATTGTGAGAAACCACTACAAGTTGATACACAAAGAACACCTTTTGTGATATTAATTGTAGGGGTTAATGGTGTTGGTAAAACGACAACAATAGGTAAACTCACAAAGAAATTACAGTCACAGGGCAAATCAGTAATTTTAGCTGCTGGTGATACTTTTAGAGCTGCTGCAGTCGAGCAGCTTTGCGAGTGGGGTAATAGAAATAATACTCAAGTTGTCTATCAACATGAAGGAGCAGATAGTGCTTCGGTTATATATGATGCTATAAGCTTAGCTAAATCAAAAGGAATAGATGTTGTGATTGCTGATACAGCAGGTAGATTACACAACAAAGATAATCTTATGCAGGAGCTTAAAAAAGTTGTTAAAGTTATCAAAAAAACTAATGAGACAGCACCACATGAAATTATGCTTATTGTTGATGCAACAACTGGTGGTAATGCGTTAAGCCAAGCAGAGGCATTTAATCAAATTGTCAACCTGACTGGTATAACAATTACTAAGCTTGATGGCACAGCAAAAGGCGGTATTGTGTTTTCAATTGCTAAAAAACTTGGTTTACCACTTAGATTTATAGGCGTAGGTGAAAAAATTGATGATCTACAAGTCTTTAATGCTAGGGATTTCACTAGTGCGTTATTTAGCTCTAATGACTAA
- a CDS encoding UvrD-helicase domain-containing protein encodes MSNYDFILGLNPEQQKAALLDDRNALILAGAGSGKTKVLTSRIAYLCRDKGISIENILAVTFTNKAAKEIQQRVEKMLGISTFGMWIGTFHGIAHRLLRKHAHELGLDKNFRILDQDEQAQLIKKVINSLDLDDKKYTPKLLRNFINKQKDKAIRSNKLAKQYDANFSHIYTAYEERLQLDNALDFADLLLHLYELFSLNQKLREYYQNKFKYILIDEFQDTNHIQYMWLKLLVTDNNYMMAVGDDDQSIYGWRGAVVDNIHNYVKDLKNVEIIKLEQNYRSTKNILKVANSVIKKNDNRMSKELWSAAEDGEKVELYCAVNERDEAKYIIDKIRQLHNEDVDYSNIAILYRSNYLSRVLEESFIYASIPYRIYGGFRFFDRAEIKDALAYLRLAVTSSDNLAFERIINTPTRGIGNKTLETIINYAQINSLSYWQATLDVIQKELVTKRTASLLLQFIELINDISAQISQYSLDKLLELVINQSGLLASYQERNSEKDRQKIDNLKELISAAKDFEPQIELLDDNTDILQDFLSFAVLEAGEMQADETTDSVQLMTIHASKGLEFRYVFLVAAEEGVFPPSSIVNSEEVFDNKNSKKMQDKLAEERRLFYVAITRAMKALTISHAQVRNIFGRSSFQVKSRFVAEIDSQHLNQGKLEFTASKLKTKQKTNFGMSPFDFLKSNNTTNSFKPGDKVFHKIFGKGVFIKVQAQGTKEFYTVDFGVDVGQKILLADIANLVKI; translated from the coding sequence ATGTCTAATTATGACTTTATCTTAGGATTAAATCCAGAGCAGCAAAAAGCAGCACTACTAGATGATCGTAATGCTTTGATTCTCGCTGGTGCTGGTAGTGGTAAAACAAAGGTTTTGACGTCACGCATAGCATATCTTTGTCGTGATAAGGGCATATCTATTGAAAATATTCTTGCCGTAACATTTACCAATAAAGCAGCAAAGGAGATCCAACAGCGTGTTGAAAAGATGCTAGGGATTTCTACATTTGGTATGTGGATAGGTACTTTTCATGGTATCGCACATAGGTTGTTGCGTAAACATGCCCATGAACTTGGCTTGGATAAAAACTTTAGGATACTTGATCAAGATGAGCAAGCACAATTGATCAAAAAAGTAATTAATAGCCTAGATCTTGATGATAAAAAATATACGCCTAAATTATTGCGGAATTTTATCAACAAACAAAAAGATAAAGCTATCCGTAGTAATAAGCTTGCTAAGCAATATGATGCTAATTTTAGTCATATTTATACTGCTTATGAAGAGAGGCTTCAGCTAGATAATGCTTTGGACTTTGCAGACTTGCTTTTACATCTTTATGAGCTTTTTTCTCTTAATCAAAAGCTTAGAGAATATTATCAAAACAAATTTAAATATATTTTGATTGATGAATTTCAGGACACTAATCATATTCAATACATGTGGCTAAAGTTACTTGTAACTGATAATAACTATATGATGGCAGTTGGAGACGATGATCAGTCAATATATGGTTGGCGTGGTGCTGTCGTGGATAATATCCATAACTATGTAAAAGATCTCAAAAATGTTGAGATTATAAAACTAGAGCAAAACTATCGTTCAACAAAAAATATCCTAAAAGTAGCTAATTCAGTAATCAAAAAAAATGATAATAGAATGTCAAAGGAACTGTGGTCAGCAGCTGAAGATGGCGAAAAGGTAGAGCTTTATTGCGCTGTTAATGAGCGTGATGAAGCAAAATATATTATAGATAAAATTCGCCAGCTACATAATGAAGATGTTGATTATAGCAATATAGCTATTTTATATCGTTCAAACTATTTATCGCGTGTCCTAGAGGAGAGTTTTATTTACGCAAGTATTCCATATAGGATTTATGGAGGTTTTAGATTTTTTGATAGAGCTGAGATTAAGGATGCTTTAGCATATCTAAGGTTAGCTGTTACCAGTAGTGATAATTTAGCATTTGAGAGAATTATTAATACACCAACGCGTGGAATTGGTAATAAGACGTTAGAGACAATTATAAATTATGCGCAAATTAATTCATTGTCATATTGGCAAGCTACGTTAGATGTTATCCAAAAAGAGCTTGTAACTAAAAGAACAGCAAGTTTGCTTTTACAGTTTATTGAATTAATTAATGATATTTCTGCACAAATAAGTCAATACAGCTTAGATAAACTCTTAGAATTAGTAATAAATCAAAGTGGTCTTTTAGCATCTTATCAAGAAAGAAATAGTGAAAAGGATCGCCAAAAGATTGATAACTTAAAAGAGTTAATAAGTGCTGCTAAAGATTTTGAGCCTCAAATAGAATTACTTGATGATAATACTGATATACTACAAGATTTTTTATCATTTGCTGTTTTAGAAGCCGGTGAAATGCAAGCGGATGAGACTACAGATAGTGTTCAGTTAATGACTATTCATGCCTCAAAAGGTTTAGAGTTTCGTTATGTGTTTTTAGTCGCTGCAGAAGAAGGTGTCTTTCCACCAAGTTCAATTGTTAACTCTGAAGAAGTATTTGATAATAAAAACTCTAAAAAAATGCAAGATAAGCTTGCTGAAGAGCGTCGCCTTTTTTATGTGGCAATAACAAGAGCTATGAAAGCCTTAACTATAAGTCATGCACAAGTACGCAATATATTTGGTCGTAGTAGTTTTCAGGTTAAGTCACGCTTTGTTGCAGAGATAGACTCTCAGCATCTTAATCAAGGTAAACTAGAATTTACAGCATCTAAGCTTAAAACCAAACAAAAAACAAATTTTGGAATGTCGCCTTTTGATTTTCTTAAATCAAATAATACTACTAATAGCTTTAAACCAGGTGATAAAGTATTTCATAAAATTTTTGGCAAAGGAGTATTTATAAAAGTGCAAGCACAAGGGACAAAAGAGTTTTATACTGTAGATTTTGGTGTAGATGTTGGTCAGAAAATACTGCTAGCAGATATCGCAAACTTAGTTAAGATTTAA